A single region of the Xenopus laevis strain J_2021 chromosome 4L, Xenopus_laevis_v10.1, whole genome shotgun sequence genome encodes:
- the LOC108713610 gene encoding interferon-induced transmembrane protein 1 isoform X2 yields the protein MEPVFYSSKLNLPPPAYEPHHIVESFYQNRTMDKGYPVQQPTSSFASVPPSYSHHVIEPQRMELMQNQNISAPLCQSTVVTISPAELPVRDHLVWSIANIIHMNVCCLGLIALLFSVKSRDQKLIGNKTRAQNYGGIAMALNIAATVITSIIII from the exons ATGGAGCCGGTCTTTTATTCAAGCAAGCTGAATCTGCCACCTCCAGCTTATG AACCTCATCATATCGTAGAATCTTTCTACCAGAACAGAACTATGGACAAAGGCTATCCAGTCCAGCAGCCAACCTCTTCTTTTGCCAGTGTACCTCCATCCTATTCCCACCATGTCATTGAACCACAAAGGATGGAGCTGATGCAGAATCAGAACATCTCAGCTCCACTGTGTCAATCTACTGTGGTGACCATATCACCTGCTGAATTACCCGTGAGAGATCACTTGGTATGGTCCATTGCCAACATCATCCATATGAATGTATGCTGCCTCGGCTTGATTGCACTATTATTCTCTGTCAAG AGTCGAGATCAGAAGTtgattggaaacaaaaccagagcACAGAATTATGGAGGTATAGCAATGGCACTGAACATCGCCGCTACTGTTATAAccagcatcatcatcatttaa
- the LOC108713610 gene encoding dispanin subfamily A member 2b isoform X4, which translates to MEPVFYSSKLNLPPPAYGMSQDNDQISQLMDNQIQVSQSTVITVEDDEPPVRDHLVWSIFNTVYMNFCCLGFLALVFSVKSRDRKNVGDKQGAMSYSSTARGLNIATTILFILTFIIQIVVVLYIYL; encoded by the exons ATGGAGCCGGTCTTTTATTCAAGCAAGCTGAATCTGCCACCTCCAGCTTATGGTATGTCCCAGGACAATGATCAAATCTCCCAGTTAATGGATAATCAGATTCAAGTGTCCCAGTCCACTGTCATAACTGTAGAAGATGATGAACCTCCTGTTAGAGATCACTTGGTATGGTCCATCTTTAACACGGTCTACATGAATTTCTGCTGCCTGGGTTTTCTGGCTCTGGTCTTCTCTGTCAAG TCTCGGGATCGTAAGAATGTCGGCGACAAACAAGGGGCGATGTCTTATTCTTCAACAGCCCGTGGTTTAAACATCGCCACCACCATATTATTCATCTTGACATTTATCATACAAATTGTTGTGgtgctttatatatatttgtag
- the XB990428.L gene encoding uncharacterized protein LOC100036989 (The RefSeq protein has 1 substitution compared to this genomic sequence) has protein sequence MSMENTDTTDKPPPYMVEPPSNSVNQGFDPSRAGVMGIPNVPAPQVHTTVVNIIPDGFLIRDHLPWSIFNTMYMNFCCLGFFAVIFSVKSRDQKVIGDRSGAMSYASTARNLNIAASFFTIITIIVVLIILPPTSWSQNRG, from the exons ATGTCCATGGAGAACACTGACACCACTGATAAGCCTCCTCCGTACATGGTGGAGCCACCTCCTAACTCCGTCAACCAAGGATTTGACCCATCTAGGGCAGGGGTGATGGGGATTCCCAATGTCCCAGCTCCACAAGTCCATACCACAGTGGTGAACATCATTCCCGATGGATTTCTCATACGAGACCACTTGCCATGGTCCATTTTTAACACCATGTACATGAACTTCTGCTGCCTGGGGTTCTTTGCAGTTATTTTCTCTGTAAAG TCCCGGGATCAGAAGGTGATTGGAGACAGGTCTGGAGCCATGAGTTATGCTTCTACTGCCCGTAATCTCAACATCGCCGCTTCTTTTTTCACCATCATTACTATTATTGTTGTGTTAATCATTTTACCACCTACATCCTGGTCACAGAACAGAGGCTGA